The window TTTTGTGTTTTAAAAAGCCCAGCCATTACATAAAGCAATGCATTAGCCGTTTTAAAATTTGCAAGTTTATTTACTGGCTTAGTAAATTCATCAAAAACATCGATAATTAAACCTTTGCTATTTAATTCATATTTATTAGCTTTTAATGAAATTCCTTCCAAAATATAAGCGGCTTTATTATTTTCTGGGGTATAAAATCCTGCCCCATCACGATAAACGGCAAGCCTGAAACGGGCATTCCCATTCCACTTATTTCGTTTAGCTAAATCAGCGCATTTTTGACGGAGAAAGTAATCGTCCATTAAAGCGTGCCCATCAATTTTTAATACTTTCATACCAGATGCAAGCCTATCTGCATGTAAATCTGCAAATTGAAGTTTGTTATTTATCATCCGCATACTTTCAAAAAGGCCATCACCAAATTTAAAACCGCGATTTGAAGCAGTTAAAATGGGTGTCTCAATCCCTTGAAACTCATCATTAAATAAGATGTACTGTTGAGACATACGTTACGTGGTAGCGATATAATTTTCCCATTTAGTTAACGCCGCTTTAAAATCTGGCGGTAATTGAGATTCAAAATGCATATATTCTTTTGTAGTTGGGTGAATGAAACCTAAGGATTGTGCGTGTAATGCTTGCCTTGGCAGTAATTCAAAGCAGTTTTCTACAAACTGCTTATATTTAGTAAACGTAGTTCCTTTTAAAATCTTATCACCACCGTAAGTAGCATCATTAAATAGTGGATGCCCGATATGCTGCATGTGTGCCCGGATTTGGTGAGTACGACCTGTTTCTAATTCGCAACTTATAAGTGTTACATAGCCTAAACGCTTTAAAACTTTATAATGTGTAACCGACCATTTTCCTTTATCTTCTTCGTCGAAAATGTCCATTATACGCCGATCTTTTAAGCTTCGGCCAATGTATCCTGTTACTGTACCATCATTTTCAATATCACCCCAAACCAAAGCAATATACTTCCTAGTGATGCTGTGATCAAAAAATTGTCTGGCCAAATGGGTAATGGATTTCTCATTCTTACTCACCAATAATAATCCCGAAGTATCTTTATCAATTCTATGTACCAATCCAGGTCTGCCTTCATTACCAGGCAACTGCGGCAATTGTTCGAAATGGAAAGCTAATGCATTAACCAACGTTCCTGTGTAATTATTAAAACCAGGATGAACAACCATTCCTGCAGCCTTATTAACCAAAAGCAAATCGCTATCCTCATATATAATTTCTATAGGAATATTTTCAGGATAAACTTCAGTATCACGAGGTGGATGTGGTAAAACGATTGAAATTTCATCATGAGGTTTTACTTTATAGCTTGCTTTTATTTGTTTTTGATTTACTAAAACATTGCCTGCATCTATTGCATTTTGAATACGGTTACGCGATGCGTTTTCTATCCGAATCATTAAAAATTTGTCAATACGAAGCAGTGATTGCCCTTTATCAACAATGATTTTTAGATGCTCATATAATTCCTGCTCCTCTGATTCTTGTAGCTCAACCTCATTTTCCATGGCGCAAAATTAAACTTTTAAAGTTCAGTATTTAGTAAAACATCTTATCTTTAGTGAAATACTCCAAAATATTCAGATGAAAAAACTTTACTACCCAAAAGCCTTTTTATGCTTCATAATCGTTTGTATGGGGCAACAAGTAAATGCGCAGCAACACGTTGAAGATTTATTTAAATCTGGTCCAGCAGATGCCACGAAACTTATAAATGCCTATTTTGACCCACTATATAAAGGCTTAGGAGCAGGTTTAACTGATGGTTGGACAAACACTGCTAAATCGAAAGGGTTTTTAAAGTTTGACGTAAGGGTATCTGCAACTGCAGCATTTGTTCCACAATCTGACAGAACATATGATGTTAATACTTTAGGTTTAAACAATATTAAGCCAGCTTTAGGATCGTCGTCTATAGGGCCAACGGCTTTCGGCAATGATGAAGAAGGCGGTAGAATGCAAATTTACACAAGTGGTGGTTTGCCAACAACTTCATTTTTTAATTTACCACAAGGCCTTGGGTTCCATGTTGTACCATCAGCCCAAATACAAGCCACGCTTGGTTTACCAAAAAATATAGACATTTCATTGAGGGCAATGCCTAAAGTTCAAATTAGTGAGGATTTAGGCAGTTTATCAATGATTGGATTTGGAGCTAAAATTGAATTGCTTCCACTATTAGCTGGTAAATCGGAAAAGATTATCCCCATTGACATTGCCATTGCTGGCGGTTTCACCCAATATAAATATACACTTCCACTTAATACAAATAACTCGTCAAATTCGGATCAACGCATTGATGCTAGATTTAATGGTGTAAATATTGATGCAATAGTTTCCAAACAGCTTTTGTTTTTCACTCCGTTCGCAAGTGTGGGTTATCAAACCTCAAATACAAATTTAAGAGCTCTTGGCACCTATAATTTCGATACTGGAAACGGTACTTCGGCAACATTTACTGATCCAGTATCAAGTAAGCAAACGAATATCGATGGCTTAAAAGGTACGCTTGGCTTTCAACTTAAATTCGGTTTTTTTAGATTATATGGCTCTTATACTGAATCGAAATATAGTATGGTGAACGCAGGCATTGGTTTTGGTGTTGGTAAATAATTTAAAAAAATGAAGTAGGTATAAACAGACTGGCTTATTATTTGCTTGTTTAACATACCTAATCAACATCATCATGAAAAATTTTACCCAAAATGTAAAAATTATTCTAAAGTTTTTCCCATACTTAGTGAGGAAAATCTATTTCAAGTAAATTATTAACCAATATTTTACTAAACACTTACAACCGTTAAGTGTTTTTTTATTTTTACAAGTGTTTGAAAAAATATACAGTCCTGTACAAAAATTAAATTTAAGTCCATTTAGCAATTTATTTGTAAAACGTGATGACTTAATTGATCCCTATATATCTGGTAATAAATGGCGAAAGCTTAAGTACATTCTCCAAAGAGCAAGCATCGATAAGAAATCTCATTTAATTACTTTTGGTGGAGCTTATTCTAACCATTTGGTTGCTACCGCCGCCGCTGCTGCCAAATCCGGTCTAATGTCTACCGCTTTTGTTCGTGGTGATGAAGAAGTTAACAATGAAATGTTAATGCTTTGCAAGCTTTACGGTATGAAACTGATATTTACTGATCGCGAAAGTTACCGCAATAAAACAGCTCTATTTAATGCACATTTTCAAAATGATAGTCATGCTTATTTTATCGATGAGGGTGGCGCATCGCCAGAAGCGGTTTTGGGATGTTCAGAAATTATTGCAGAACTGCCAAATACTTATGATCATATTTTTTGTGCAGCAGGTACAGGCACAACAGCGGCTGGTTTATTAGAAGGAATAAATGCAGCTAATTTAAAAACCAAACTTCATATAATACCAGTTTTAAAGGGAGGTGAATTTATTAAGGATGAAATTTTAAAATATACAGCCAGTTCTGATCAATTGATTTTACATTTAGACTATCATTTTGGTGGCTATGCTAAAATAACCCCAATCCTAATTGAATTTATAAAAAATTTTATTTTGAAAACAGGTGTACTTATCGACCCAGTTTATACGGCAAAAATGTTCTATGCAATTGTTGATCTTCAACAACAAGGTATTATTAAAGAAAGCGATAAAATTCTAGCCATACATACTGGCGGACTTTTAGGCATACTAGGAATGAAAGATAAATTTTAACATAAAAAAAGGCGACAAGAGTAATGCTCTAGCCGCCCATTATATAATGTAATTTAGTTCATTACCCAATCAGGCCTTTCAAAGTGACAGGTATATCCATAAGGATTTTTTTGCAAATAATCTTGATGTTCTTCTTCAGCATTCCAGAAATCACTTACTGGCAAAACTTCAGTAACGATTTTACCAGGCCAAATTCCAGAAGCATCCATTTCTTCAATCAGCTTTTCCGCAGTCTCACGCTGGGTATCATCCGCATAAAAAATAGCAGAACGATAAGAAGCGCCTAAATCATTTCCTTGTCTATTTTTTGTTGTTGGATCGTGAATTTGAAAGAAATATTCGAGAAGTGCACGATATGTTAATGCTGATGGATCAAATATTATTTCAATAGCTTCTGCATGCGATCCATGATTCCGGTACGTTGCATTTGGAACATCACCGCCAGTATAACCCACAACCGTCGAAATTACACCAGGATAATGGCGGATAAGTTCTTCTACCCCCCAAAAACAACCGCCCGCTAAAATGGCTTTTTCAGTATTCATATATATTCCGTTTTATTAATTAAAGGTACGATGTAGCTGCTTAATAGGCAAATAAAGCAAGCAGATTTCAAACCATATTATATTTAAAATGACCTTATTTTTATAAGCTTTAATTATAGGATTAATAACACCGCACAAACTATAATTCAATTATTTAATACTGTTTTTATTGAATAAAGTTTTCCACATTTAATAGTCAAAACTTAGTTTTATCATAAAAACATACTTTAAACTGTTTAAACCTATTTTCCAAGAAATTGATAAAAAGTGCTTAAATTTTGTTTCCAGGCCCTTTTTAGTAAATTTGAGTACACAAAAATCAAATTTTATGTACCAATTAACAGTCCCGGCAAATCGAGTAAAGGAATCTTTAAGTAAGCACATTTTAGCTGATGGTTTCGACCTTACCTATGATATGGAGAAAAGCCATGGCGCTTATATTTATGATTCAAAATACAATAGAACTTTGCTTGACTTTTTTACCTGTTTTGCTTCCGTTCCATTAGGCTATAATCATCCGAAAATGGTAAATGATGAAGGGTTTATAAAAAGTCTTTTACAGGCAGCTCTTGCAAATCCATCAAATTCTGATGTTTATACTCAACAATATGCTCAATTCTTAGAAACGTTTTCGCAGGTTGGAATTCCTAATTATTTGCCACATGCTTTTTTTATTGCTGGAGGAGGTTTAGCCGTAGAAAATGCAATTAAAGTAGCTATGGATTGGAAAGTCCAAAAAAACTTTGCTAAAGGATATAATAAAGAAAAGGGTTTCAAGGTTTTGCATTTTGAAAAAGCATTTCACGGCAGAACTGGGTATACCTTAAGTTTAACAAATACAGCGCCTGACAAAACAAAGTGGTTTGCAAAATTTGATTGGCCAAGGGTAAGCGTACCTCTTGTTAACTTTCCTTTAGAAGGTTTTAATCTTGGTCAAGCAATTGAGACAGAAGAAACCTCCATCTTTCAAATTAAGCAAGCTTTTGCAGAATTTAAAGATGAAATTTGTGCAATAATTGTTGAGCCAATACAATCAGAAGGTGGAGATAATCATTTACGTGAGGAATTTTTGATTCAGTTAAAAGCCCTCGCTGATGAAAATGACGCGTTTTTAATTTATGATGAAGTACAAACTGGAGTAGGTTTAACCGGAAAATTTTGGTGCCACCAACACTTTAGCGAAAAAGCTAAACCAGACATTTTGGCTTTTGGTAAAAAGATGCAGGTTTGTGGGATTTTAGTCGGCAATAAGGTTGATGAAGTTGAAAATAATGTGTTTAATGTTCCAAGCAGAATTAATTCCACCTGGGGCGGTAACTTAGTTGATATGGTGCGTTCTACGCAAATATTACAAATTATAGAAGAAGATAAGCTATGCGATAACGCAACTGAAGTAGGTGATTATTTAAAAAATAATTTAACACAATTTGCACAAAAATACAATACCATAAACAATGTAAGAGGAAGAGGTTTGCTTTGCTCCTTTGATTTTCCCGATACCCAAATGAGAAACAATTTTATCAATAAAGGCATTCAGAATAATGTTATGTTTTTAGGCTGTGGAGAAAAAACAATTCGTTTCAGACCAGCATTGTGTATCGAGCAAAAACATATTGACCAAGGGTTGACGGTTATGGAAAAAATATTGCCTTTATTGTAGGCATGAGCAAAAAATTCCTATTTTATTCTATCATCATAACGGTAGTTATCCTCATCTTCTTTATGGTAAAGGATACTCTTAATCAGCCAGGTGTGAATGATATGAAAGCTGGTTTTAAAGAAATCGCAAAGTTTAGAAACGCAAATAATACTGGTCCTATTCAGCGGATTTATGTTGTTACGGTAAAAGATTCTGTTTGGAAAGAAATGGAAGATTACGGCAATTTAATGCCGCATACAAAATATGGAAACACCAAAGTTTATTTCTTCATGGAGAATGCAAATGTTCCACAGGTCCTGCATCCTGGAGAAATGAACTTTGATCCTACGTACAATAAATCATGCATTGCCTTATTTGAAAAAAGTGCGATGAGTCAGGTTGCGTTTAATAAAAATCCACTTTAGAATTTTTATTCGTTCTCTTATTAATCCTTAAAGCAGTAAATTTTTATAGTTTATTTTTTATTATGCATTAAAAATTTTTATATGAAAATGATCGGTTCTGCACTTTTGGCTACAGCAGTCCCGCTTTCCTTCCTGCCGATATAAGGAATCGGCATCCATTCCAATCGGGTTTAAGAACGAAGCTAGCTGTCCAAAACTTAATTTATAAACCTGGTAGAAGCGGTAGCCCACAATTTTTTCTATTGTGGCTATAGCGAATGGCAGGACTAAAGAAGCTATGAAATAGGAGCTTTCGTTTCTTAAACCATAAATAAGTTCTACGTTTTTTAGCCCGCCAGTTTGTGTATCAACTGTTATACAAAGGCTGAAAACCCTGTAATGGCTCTGCCTACAATTAAAGTATTTATTTCTTTTGTGCCTTCGTAAGAGTATATTGCTTCAGCATCAGCAACAAAACGGGCAACATTATATTCGAGCAAAATGCCATTACCACCCATCACTTCGCGAGCTCTACTCACCACATCTCTGGTTCGAGAAGAACAAAATACCTTTGCCAAAGATGCATGCTCATCTTTTAACAAACCTTGGTCCTGAAGTTGCGACAAGCGGAAACACAACGTTTGCATTGCAGTTAAATTTGCCAACATTTCTACTAAATGATTTTGAATTAATTGAAATGACGCAATCGGTTTTCCAAATTGTTTTCTGGTTCTGGTATATTCCAATGCATTTTCATAAGCGCCTCGGGCACATCCAACGGCTTGCCATGCCACACCGGCCCTTGTCATTTGCAATACTTTCGCGGTATCCTTAAAAGAATTCGCGTTTAGCAAACGATCTGATTCTTCTACAATACAATTGGTAAGCGTGATTAACCCATTCTGAACAATGCGCAAAGCCATTTTGTCTTGCATTTTCTCAACAGCGAAACCAACATTCTCCTTTTTAACAATGAAACCCTTTACATCACCACTTTCTTCCTCTCTTGCCCAAATTATTAATATATCGGCAAAAGTTGCGTTACCAATCCACTTTTTCTGACCGTTCAAAATCCATTTCCTATCAATTTTCTTACAAGTCGTGGTCAATCCTCCAGCTGCAGCCGAACCAACTTCGGGTTCTGTTAACCCAAATGCTCCAATAATTTTAAACTGCTGCATTAAAGGAAGCCATTGTTGTTTTTGCTCTTCAGATCCACAAAGATAAATTGAACCCATGGCCAAACCGCTTTGAACACCAAAAAAGGTGGAAATTGAAGTGTCTATTCTTGCCATTTCCATGGCTAAAATGCCTTCCATTAAATTAGATTTACCAGGACAACCATATCCTTTATATGTTAAACCACAAATATTAAGCTCGGCTAATTTTGAGATAATTTCGAATGGAAACTCAGCTTTATTCCAATAATCGTTTACAATTGGTTTAACTTCTTTTTCTAGAAATGCCCTAACTTTTAATTGAAGATCACGATCCTCATCTTTCAACGCTTCATCTCCTAAATGATAGAAATCGCCATCAATAGGTGGTAATTCTCTTTTTTTTCCAGACCCACCGCCCATCATTTTCATCATTCCCTGAATTTGTTTATTGTCTAAATTTGAAATGGTTTCAACCATTTTTGGTAAATCGACTTTTTTAGATAATAACTCTAACTTATTAAAATCCAAGTGTTTAAAAAGATTGTATGCATTTCTTATCGAAGAGAATATATTCGCCATTTTATTCGTTTTAAGAGTAACAAACAAAGTGGAATTTTGTTATACATGGCGATTTAACTTCGAAGGCCTCAAAGTTTCATGTGAAGAAAATAATAGAACGGCTAGGTTGAACTCGGCTTTGCGTCCTTCGCGATTTACTTCTCTTTCTTTGCGGTTAATTAACAGTTACTTTAAATCAAATAAATTATTCACGCCCAATAACTTTCTAGATGTAAATCCTTCACCAAAAGTAGCTCCTATACTTTTTCCAAATTCCCTTGAACGACCAATAACAGTTTCAAAAAATTCTGGAGAAGAAATATAGGTATCTAACCCTTCAACATCTGGATTATAAAATTGAGTTTTAAAAGCCTTAATTGATTCAATTTTTTTATCCATATGATCAGAAATATCAACGATAATATCTGGTTTCAAATAGCGATCCTGAATATATTGCAATAATAATCTCGGTCGATGAGCTGACTGCGCTTCCCCATTAATTTGCGTTTCAATTTTTGGTAGGCCAGAAAGAAATACGGCATCATAAACTAAATCCCCTGCCCTTCCATGATCTGGATGCCGATCTTCCAAAGCATTAGATAATATAATTTCGGGTTGATATTTTCGAATAACTTTTATCACTTCTAAACGATGAAACTCATCATTTAGAAAAAATCCATCCCTCATTCTTAGATTTTCACGGGCATGTAAACCTAAGATTTTTGAAGAATCTGCAGCTTCAATATCTCTTGTTTCAGCAGTGCCGCGTGTACCTAATTCGCCTCGTGTTAAATCAACTAATCCTACTTTTTTACCTAAAGCAATATGCTTCAAAATTGTTCCAGAGCAGCAAAGTTCGGCATCATCAGGATGTACAGCAATAACTAAAATATCTAATTTCATATTATATTAAGGGGTAATTTCACTCAACAGGCGCTGAATTTTCTTTTTAATTTTCGAACTTAAAGGTTTTGTAAATGGCAGAAAATAATCTTCTACCTCACCTTTATAATTCACAATATATTTATGGAAATTCCATCGAGGTTTAGAGCTCAACTTTAAATTTTGTTTTTTATCACTTAGAAACTGATAAAGCGGATGGGCATATTCCCCGCGAACGAAAATCTTATCAAAAACAGGAAATTTTACTCCATGATTAATTTCGCAAAAGGAAGCAATCTCTGATCCAACTAAAGGCTCTTGTTTTCCAAAATCATTTGTTGGAAAACCCAATATTTCAAAATTCGGATCATTAATTTCATCTTTAAGTTGTTGCAATTCTTTTAACTGAGGTGTAAATCCACATTCTGAAGCAGTATTAACAATCAATAAAACTTTATTTCTGTATGCAGATAATGGCTGATCATCGCCATTTATTTTTTTTACTTTAAATGAATAAACATTAGGAATGCCTTTTTGCATTATTTTATTGATAAAACCCTGAGGTACGAATGATGGATTCTATATCTCTATCCTGCTTCGGATCGTAAGTACTTTTTAAATTATGACCTACAACACGAGCAACAATCTGATAAGAAAAAGCTGCAAAACCACCTTTTGTTTGCTTTACGATATCATAAGTAGTGCGGCCAACTTCTCTATCAATGAGTTTAGTTAAAATTTGGCCTTGAGTTATAGTTAAATCTTTAATTTCTCGATTAAACATGCCTTTAATTTCATTATCGCATTGCTTAACCAATTTTTTCTGCTCTTTCTTCTCTGGTGTTCGGGCAATATCCTGCTCCAATTGCTCATATCTCCGCTTGGCGTATAAAGCATAAGGCATAACTTTTAAAACATTGTACCTTAATCTATTAAACGCCATTTGCTCTTCAGGAGACTTCCAAATTCGTAAAGCATAAATACTTACATCATTCAATTGCATCCAAGGAATCATTACACCATCAACATTTGTAGAGGCAACTCGTATCGTATCACTTTTACCACTTTTTGGAAAAACAGGGGTTGTAGTCTCCTGTGCCGCTAGCGAAAGGGTAAAAATCATTACAATACAAAGAAAAAAGAGACCTTTTAATTTCATAAATTTATACTTTACAAAGTTAGGTGTTATTTCATATATTAGGTGTTTCACAAAACTAATATAGGTTTTATTGAGAAATAAGACGCAATTTTTACGCAAAAAAAACAAATGAAAACAGAGTTAGTGATTGATTTAGAGGCGGAGAAGCAGGAAATTCTAAAAAGATATAGGGCATTATTAAGGGCTAGCAAATCTACTTTACAAAAAGGCGATAAAAAAGAAATCAGAAAGGCATTTGATATGGCGCTAGAAAGCCATAAAGATATGCGTAGAAAATCTGGCGAGCCATACATTTATCATCCAATTGCGGTAGCCCAAATTGCAGCTGAAGAAATTGGCTTAGGAACTACGTCAATTGTTTGTGCTTTACTACATGATGTTGTTGAAGATACCGATATTACACTTGAAGATATTGAAAGAGAATTTGGCAAAAAAACAGCTAAAATTATAGATGGTTTAACTAAAATATCAGGCGTTTTTGATACTAATAGTTCTTTACAAGCAGAGAATTTCCGTAAAATGCTGCTTACTTTGGCAGATGATGTTCGTGTTATTCTAATAAAACTTGCCGATCGCTTGCATAACATGCGTACCATGGAGTTTATGCCCCGACATAAGCAACTTAAAATTGCTTCGGAAACTATTTACTTATATGCGCCATTAGCACATAGATTGGGTTTATATGCTATAAAATCAGAGCTTGAAGATCTTTCTATGAAATATCTTGATCCTGATACTTATAAATTTATCGCCAAAAAGTTAAATGAGAAAAAGGCTGAAAGAGCCATGTTTATTAAAAAATTTGTGGAGCCAATCGATGGGTTTGTCCATGAGCAGGGTTTAATGGCCGATGTGTATGGCCGACCAAAATCTATTCATTCCATCTGGAACAAAATGAAAAAGAAAAATATACCTTTTGAAGAGGTTTATGATCTTTTTGCCATTAGAATAATATTAGATTCTGCCCCAGAAAATGAAAAAGCTGATTGTTGGAAAGCTTATTCTATCGTTACAGATTTATATCGTCCAAATCCTGATCGTTTACGCGATTGGGTTTCTTCTCCAAAAGGAAATGGCTACGAAAGTTTACATACCACCGTTATGGGACCACGCGGGCAGTGGGTTGAAGTGCAAATTCGTACACAAAGAATGAACGAAATTGCCGAAAAAGGTTTTGCCGCACATTGGAAATATAAAGAATCAAGCAATGATAACGGTTTGGATCAATGGATTCAAAAAGTTAGAGAGATGCTAAACAATCCCGAAGCAAATGCTTTGGATTTTTTAGATGATTTCAAAATGAACCTTTTTTCTGATGAAATTTTCATTTTCACGCCAAAAGGTGCCTTAATCCAATTGCCTTTAGGCGCAACTGCTTTAGATTTTGCTTTTGAAATTCACACAGGCGTTGGTGCAACCTGTATCGGAGCCAAAGTAAATCACAAGCTCGTACCAATTTCTTATAAGCTCCAAAATGGAGATCAGGTAGAAATTATAACCTCAAATAAACAAACACCAAAAGAAGATTGGCTAAATATTGTGGTTACGGCGAAAGCCAAATCCAAAATAAAATCTTCTTTAAAAGAAGAGAAACGCAAAATTGCTGATAACGGTAAAGAAATTTTAGAACGCAAATTAAAGTCGTTAAAGATTACTTACAATACGGATAACCTCCAAAAACTCAGTTACTTTTTCAAATTGCCATCTACTCAAGAACTTTTTGTAAACGTCGCACTCGGGAAAATTGAACTTAAAGACAT is drawn from Pedobacter mucosus and contains these coding sequences:
- a CDS encoding RelA/SpoT family protein produces the protein MKTELVIDLEAEKQEILKRYRALLRASKSTLQKGDKKEIRKAFDMALESHKDMRRKSGEPYIYHPIAVAQIAAEEIGLGTTSIVCALLHDVVEDTDITLEDIEREFGKKTAKIIDGLTKISGVFDTNSSLQAENFRKMLLTLADDVRVILIKLADRLHNMRTMEFMPRHKQLKIASETIYLYAPLAHRLGLYAIKSELEDLSMKYLDPDTYKFIAKKLNEKKAERAMFIKKFVEPIDGFVHEQGLMADVYGRPKSIHSIWNKMKKKNIPFEEVYDLFAIRIILDSAPENEKADCWKAYSIVTDLYRPNPDRLRDWVSSPKGNGYESLHTTVMGPRGQWVEVQIRTQRMNEIAEKGFAAHWKYKESSNDNGLDQWIQKVREMLNNPEANALDFLDDFKMNLFSDEIFIFTPKGALIQLPLGATALDFAFEIHTGVGATCIGAKVNHKLVPISYKLQNGDQVEIITSNKQTPKEDWLNIVVTAKAKSKIKSSLKEEKRKIADNGKEILERKLKSLKITYNTDNLQKLSYFFKLPSTQELFVNVALGKIELKDIKEYLSSEKEVESRGPERPENLSVDGIKNKIKGGESDILLIGEDMQRIDYTLAACCNPIPGDDVFGFITVSEGIKIHRTNCPNAAQLMANYGYRVIKAKWNKQQELTFLTGLHIVGIDDVGLINNITRVISTDFKVNMRSITVDTNEGIFDGSIMIFVNDTEHLENLINNLLKVRGVTGVTRFDA